aaacaatggaaatatatgtttcaggtcttttaaaagatttttttcattgaaaaatattatatatgctcatttttttatggccataggtacccatgctacagtagaaaatatttgactcattcaaaatcattaacaaacctgtgtcctaacattcttcaagctgctgaacacagccgtcaacttgcctttaccctcagacttacggttttctaaccctaacctaatttgggccttaaccctaattgaagccattggtagcttggaaaacttcagaaaacccatttaaattattaagaatcaaggtaaatatcacgaatacaataatacaatggaaatgatatgtttcaggtcttttaaaaatttttttcattgaaaaaatattaatatattgctcatttttaatggccataggtacccatgctacagtagaaaatatttgactgtgtcctaaccattcttcaagctgctgaacacagccgtcactTGCCTTtacctcagacttacggtttcctaaccctaaccctaattgggcccttaaccctaattgaagccattggtagcttggaaaacttcagaaaacccatttaaaattgattaaaatcaaggtaaatatcacgaatacaataatacaaatggaaaatgattgtttcaggtcttttaaaaagatttttttttcttgaaaaaatttatatatgctcatttttaatggccataggtaccatgctacagtaaaaatatttgactcattcaaaatcattaacaaacctgtgtcctaaccattcttcaagctgctgaacacagccgtcaacttgcctttaccctcagacttacggttttcctaaccctaaccctaatttgggcccttaaccctaattgaagccattggtagcttggaaaacttcagaaaacccatttaaaattgattaagaatcaaggtaaatatcacgaatacaataatacaaatggaaaatgatatgtttcaggtcttttaaaaagatttttttcattgaaaaaatattaatatattgctcattttttaatggccataggtacccatgctacagtagaaaatatttgactcattcaaaatcattaacaaacctgtgtcctaaccattcttcaagctgctgaacacagccgtcaacttgcctttaccctcagacttacggttttcctaaccctaaccctaatttgggcccttaaccctaattgaagccattggtagcttggaaaacttcagaaaacccatttaaaattgattaagaatcaaggtaaatatcacgaatacaataatacaaatggaaaatgatatgtttcaggtcttttaaaaagattttttttcattgaaaaaatattaatatattgctcattttttaatggccataggtacccatgctacagtagaaaatatttgactaattcaaaatcattaacaaacctgtgtcctaaccattcttcaagctgctgaacacagccgtcaacttgccttcaccctcagacttacggttttcctaaccctaaccctaatttgggcccttaaccctaattgaagccattggtagcttggaaaacttcagaaaacccattttaaatctattaaaaatcaaggtaaatatcacgaatacaataatacaaatggaaaataatatgtttcaggtcttttaaaaagattttttttcattgaaaaaatattaatatattgctcttttttttatggccataggtacacatgctacagtagaaaatatttgactcattcaaaatcattaacaaacctgtgtcctaaccattcttcaagctgctgaacacagccgtcaactcgcctttaccctcagacttacggttttcctaaccctaaccctaatttgggcccttaaccctaattgaagccattggtagcttggaaaacttcagaaaacccattttaaatctattaaaaatcaaggtaaatatcacgaatacaataatacaaatggaaaatgatatgtttcaggtcttttaaaaagatttttttccttgaaaaaatatttaatatattgctaatttttaatggccataggtacccatgctacagtagaaaatatttgactaattcaaaatcattaacaaacctgtgtcctaaccattcttcgagctgctgaacacagccgtcaacttgccttcaccctcagacttacggttttcctaaccctaaccctaatttgggcccttaaccctaattgaagccatcggtagcttggaaaacttcagaaaacccattttaaatctattaaaaatcaaggtaaatatcacgaatacaataatacaaatggaaaataatatgtttcaggtcttttaaaaagatttttttccttgaaaaaatatttaatatattgctcattttttaatggccataggtacccatgctacagtagaaaatatttgactcattcaaaatcattaacaaacctgtgtcctaaccattcttcaagctgctgaacacagccgtcaactcgCCTTTACCCTctgacttacggttttcctaaccctaaccctaatttgggcccttaaccctaattgaagccattggtagcttggaaaactttagaaaacccattttaaatctattaaaaatcaaggtaaatatcacgaatacaataatacaaatggaaaataatatgtttcaggtcttttaaaaagattttttttcattgaaaaaatattaatatattgctcttttttaatggccataggtacccatgctacagaaGAATATAGTTGACTCTTTCAAAATCATTaccaaacctgtgtcctaaccattcttcaagctgctgaacacagccgtcaacttgccttcaccctcagacttacggttttcctaaccctaaccctaatttgggccctttaCCCTAAtcgaagccattggtagcttggaaaacttcagaaaacccattttaaatctATTAATAATctaggtaaatatcacgaacacaataatacaaatggaaaatgatatgtttcaggtcttttaaaaagattttttttcattgaaaaatatttaatatattgctcattttttaatggccataggtacccatgctacagtagaaaatatttgactaattCAAAATCATTACCAAACCtctgtcctaaccattcttcaagctgctgaacacagccgtcaacttgcctttaccctcagacttacggttttcctaaccctaaccctagtttgggcccttaaccctaattgaagccattggtagcttggaaaacttcagaaaacccatttaaaattgattaagaatcaaggtaaatatcatgaatacaataatacaaatgcaaaataatatgtttcaggtcttatacaaagattttttttcattgaaaaaatatttaatatattgctcattttttaatggccataggtacccatgctacagtagaaaatattttactcattcaaaatcattaacaaacctgtgtcctaaccattcttcaagctgctgaacactgctgtgaactcgcctttaccctcagacttacggttttcctaaccctaaccctaatttgggcccttaacagTGAGGAAATAGGCTAAAtccaaaaatgaatgtgcaacaagtttttttaaaacatatttatttatataacaaaGCTGAAAACTCACCCGGATATGAAAAAACTAGTTATATCAGAGATGAGAAAGCAGTTCACCGAAAACAAGTCACCCCAAagctatataaaaataacaaattacaataaacaatgaatTACATCAAGATTTTCTTTCAAGTACAATCAGTTTTTTCAGTATGGACAAAAGTTGATTTTGAGtttaaattttatataaattGAAAGACAAACGAACCTGCCCAATAAGAAAGGTTCTGCATTTCATTCTATGAATCATTGATCGTGCTGAGTTTGACGCTTTGAAGAATAATAGATTTAAGCACTTTGCTGTCCTTCCTGAAAATCCCCTGTAGTTGTAAATAAACAGTGATAGACAGCAAGCTAAACAGTACCTTTGTGCCACTTTTTCCTTCAAATTGGACTACATGGGATTTGATGTGCTGCAACTGTACGATTGCATATGATTTGCATCTCGACAGTCCAGGGAGAGAAGCATAAATGgcctttaaaaaacaacaacaacaacaacgaaaacacatttaaataaaatatttatagccGAGTCTCACCAAGGGCAAtcaataattgaataaaattaGTGATCTTTTCTATTACTGAAAACGTGTACTACCGCAATCTATTATGATAAAGCCACAACAAACGTGTTGCAAAGAAATCCACAGGGGTACAAGTCAGAGTGAGGGAATGGGGGGAATTGTTGACATGCATTTTCATGAGCACTTGCGAGTACATTGCAGTCGTGTTTTCTTTACATGGGTCCTTTCCTATTGTTGATTCTCATCGCATTTTGCATTGCGTTTTCGTGCAAGACGTCACACATTCAATAGTCAAAATGACTTCGGAAGATGAAATGCCCAGCGTTGACAAAAGTCACCTTATACAAATACAAGCTCAACATTTTACACGTTAAGCAATGATCAGATGACACAAATCTCCAATAGAGGACCATGTACAAGCCTTAATTGAATTCACATCGCTGATTGGATATAAAAGTTAAATCACTATTGATCTGGGTGTCAATCAATTGTTGATTGTAAAGATTCTATGAAATCTTCAGGACTGTAAGATGAGAAGTGGACACAAGAAATTAGTAACAGTGATATTAGGGAACATGGGGTAAGAtgccaataataaacaaatattttacttaaaaaaatgattgatcAGTTACGTATTTAAAATGTAGCATTTGTACATTGGAATATATGAGCTTTGTGTAAACTAATTTCAGATTTTCACCCATATGGAAATCTACGAAAAAGGTATTCCTAAGGGATCCTATTTTATGCTGTGTTCCCCTAATTCCGAGAAAATTAAAGCGTTGCACTATAAACAGTAGCTATTGATAAAATGGTAATAATAGATTTATTGCAAAGTTTCAATATCACTTGTGCTTAATAGAGGGGACCGGACTCTTTATGTAGAAACAAAGAACGAAGTAACAAATAAGCTGAACAGCCACGCCATACCAACAGGCTATAGTTCTACAGAGAAATTCATGCAATTAACTTCAACTAGTTTACACTGCTATATCATCGTTTAAGGAATCGCGTCGCCTTTCGCTCAAGACATTTTGCTCATTGAAATGTTCTCTCGAGGCAATAATCCTCGCTTTATCATGCATCTTTATTCAAGCACAAACGAGGATGTGAGATTTGCACACAATCGGGTACGTGTAGATTCGAGATAACTTTGTGACTTCGTCATTGAGGTACAATTTTTGATATTACCATTAAGCATGTTTAACAAATACCGttcttagaatttttttttgaaatacttGGGCTGGAAAAATTGGCTTTGCTCAAGAATGGAATGCATCTTAATCCCACACAGAGCATAACACCATCGATCAAAGCACTAGGATAACGACAGGTTACGTTTTTGTGTGGAGAACATTCCTCCAATTGTATTCTCGCCGGAATGCGTTTTTCAGCATGCTTACCATTTACGTCCCTACAATGCTCTCAGTGAATAACGTCTTCAAATAAGCATAATATTGTGCAAATGTCCAAAACAAGATTCAGTGACATATCTACCGTCCAGGGAGTCTTGAATATTGGCCACCGCGCTTGCATTCAGAATCATGATAAATTCTTTCCCAAAAAAACTCCAAGCTTGTGCGAACATTTAGTCCTGACTAATTAATTGTTcagtcaaatgcaaaataaattatatagtCCAATAAACCAAATAATTCGGTTAACTTAATTGACTTCAGCATTCAGGACAGCTGTGGATGTATTTACTGTTCCAGAACTTATACATGCATGAGTGCCAAATGTGCAGTTGAACGTTAATTCCCAAGTGTAATACGAATGAAAAATTACTTTTCATAATTTACCATTAAGATTCGTGGCATCACACCATGAGCATCAACCTAGATTGTTccaatgaaaatgtatattcatttaATGGAGAAGTAACACACATATTGCATCGTACTGAAGATTGCCAAATGGTGCGGTGTCTTGTTCAGAACATATTTCACACTTAAACATTGCAGCCACCCGTAGCACTCCTTAAATGCGTGACGGTAAGCGTGTCCGTGAACTGGTGACTTCCAGACGAAACAGACCGTTGAGAGGAGTGTCTGAATTTTCTCGTAAATCTACAGTTCTTCTGACGTCCTTTCAAGTATTCCTTGTAATTTTTTGTTAACAATGTATAGAGAAAAGGGTTTATGCAACTGTTGCTGTAGGCAAGACAAGTAACAACGAAGTTTACGTACATCGTCGTTCTATGTGACAGTCCCCTATGTCCGAAGTAGTGTATGCTCAGTAACTGCCATAACCAAAAAGGTAAGAAACAAGTCCAGTATATAAGAACGATACAGAAAATCATGTACAACACTTTCTGCTTGGGACACCGATGCACGTCCTTAGTTGTGAAAACCTCGGTTTGAGATATCCAGTAAGTCCTGGCTAACCTGATATACAAATATCCAATGATAACCCCGGGAGCCAAGATGCAGGTGTTGAATAGCACAGTCAGGTACACCTTGTATGCCTGGATCTGCCATGTCGGGTGGCACATGCGCTTCACAACTCCGTTTTCAACGTTTCTTTTCAGATCAATCATGATCATAGTCGGGAGCGCCAGCAAAAAAGACGCGACCCAAACGGCGCAGGTAACTGTCCGTCTATAGTGTCTGGATCTGCCGAAGCTGTCAAGAGGATTCACCACCGCAAGGTACCTTTCCGTACTCATTATGGTGAGGATGAAGATGCTGGCATGCATAGTGAGGAAATCAAGGCTGAACACAATCCGGCATCCGATGTCTCCAAAGTACCAGTCCTTCAAAAAATAAGTACAAACTACAAATGGTATAGTTGACAGGTATAACAAGTCTGCCAGGGCTAAATTTGCGATATAAATGCACAAAGAACCGGTCACGTTTGCAGAAATACTCATTATGATTAGCGTGTAAATATTTCCGATCACGCCAACCAAGCACATCACAGTTAAGATTGTCCCGAGTAAAGAAGTAATCAGGAGCTCGTTGAAGGAACCAGAGGATTCTGTGAAAGGCGCTGGCGATGATAAATTGCTGAAGGAGAACACAGAAACGTTCTTCTGATTCCAAGGAACCACTGCCGCACCTTCAAATGAACCCATTTCTCCAAAATACATTCAATGCTTCACGAGGGTCGTTTCTACTTTTGaaattccaaaacaaaatgtgcacagCGCAGTATCATGTAATATGTAGTTCCAGGCGCATTCATGATGTCGTTGTAACCTTcttaatgtaggctatgtaaagGTATAACTTTACGCGCCGTTTGACGTCTGTATCAAagtaagcaaaaaataataaagtaaaataaaataaagcatacCGAACAATCTAATCAAGGATAGTAAACACAACATAGAACTTAAGTGAACTGAAGCTCGGTCGTATAATCTAGTCATAGACCCAGACGAATTAGTTTCAGCTCGTATGCCTCCACGTGGTTTTGGACGTATTTTCGTCCGTACTCCGGTGGTATGTGAATGATTTCCAAGTTTTATCAGCAGGTAGGCACGAGGGTGGGAgtcatataaataaaacatgaggaATGATAACTTACAGTAAAATGATTTACAGCCAGCAATCCAAGAGCCAGCCGGACCACCTCTCTAATCTCATGCTGAGGTTAGAGCATTAAAAGAGTGGCGTGTTTTGCAGCCTTGAAGGCAACATGATTTTTCACGTTTTCGATACCACgaactgtgttaaaaaaaacttgatttggcgttcataataatttaaaacggttttattttttaaggcaCGTATTATGACATTGAAAATGAAGTGTGCCCTCAAATCCTGATAAGCTAcccatgaaaaatacattttggcggatttttcataattgtgacccaaaaagattttatataggctacaaGAGAAATTATTCCCTCAATTTTAATTACCCAAATCAGAAAGCATAATCTCGTTTTcttgtttggtttttaaatggCTTGTTTGGGAAATATGGCAGTATTGCACAGAGAAGCtgctaatgtaaaaaaacacattttgtcctAATAATCACCTGTCGAAACACAATGATGGAACGCATGCAGTCCAGCTCAGGGAACAGATTCCATTTGAGACTGAATCTGATGCTTTATCTCCAGTGCACACTGCCGGAGTACGAAGTCTCTCGCAAAGCTCTGCAGTATCATCAGACGGGCTTTATAAAGAGAGCCGAGAACTCCCTCTCCTGCCCACTCTCCAAGATATCCTCCCACTTATCACCTTAGTGTCAAAATGGCTTTATGGGTGACTAAATTCCATCGCTGCTTTTTATAAGCACAAAGTGGTTAGAGGAACTACATAGTGTATTTGTAAGAACATATGGATTTACGGAACAAATTTCTTCATAAGTTCATTTTCATGCATACAAGTCAGCATTGAACCCAGAATAAAAACcattctgatcttttttttttttttaaacccagaaaaGCCATTTAAATGTCAAACAGGGAGCAACTTGCCTCGTATAATGTGCAATTTACGGCTAAAATCCTAAGAATAAAGAAgtcattgttttaaatttacTTTTGTATATGCATGAACCAAAGTAGCATATGCTATCGCATGAAACGCAAAGCAAATAATAACCAGTAACAAGAGAATCCCTCACGTTTCAAAACATGACAATATTCTCTTGTATTAAGGTTTCATCAATGGTACTGTTTACTCATATTATAATGAACCATGGGCCAGATTTGCATTCTTAAAACTTGGAGCGCAAATTGCGGTCTGACGAGAGAATGTGGGTGTTTTCGCAGACTGCCTGAAATTAACGTCTTATTTACTTAGGCTGCTGCTAATTACGCAATCAGCGAATGGGACGACCTACTAATTGCATTTTGCATATGAAGCAGGGCTTAAAAGGcgcaattcaattcaaaaagcTCCTCTTTCGTGCaatgaatattttcattgaatgaGAGGAAATTGATGTATAGTCTGATGCCAGTGTGTGCCCAGCActagcacagcacagaacaaaaTGTGCAGGTTTCACAGATTCCACCAGTTTTGTCTTTCTTTTGGCAGTTCCATacatattcaatttttttagtggtttttgtgatttttcagCCGTTTTGTATGGTAACTACAATGCAGCCTTCGGTCAGTTGGTGCAATCAAATGTCTAACTGATCCTGTGAACTGTGTTGATGCTGAGCTTTCTTCCTGTAGCTATGGTAACAAGACTGAAACATCACATTGTAGGCTACAAAATGTACCAAAtctaattttaaagaaataaaaacaaacacacagtaaccctgcattttattatttttgtaatgcagTTTGTTCACACTGTTTGCTTTGCTTCTGAAAATGTTCTGTTCAATGTAAAAAGCATGTTCTTTTCTTGATGGACAAACGTGATTAAATACAACAGCCTATgcttttattagtattatttacTAGTGGCAACTGCCCAAAAGTCTTGGTAAATCTGGCTCTGTGTGTTACTTTTAGTCCATACTACAGTGCGCTCCCAAAAGTATGAGACCGGTAGAGTGAAATTGGTTTGTCCATTTTTGCCAACTCACTGTCACTGTCTATGCAACCAAAGAATTCATCAATGGGGAAAAAGTGTAAAATTTTGGCTAAGTCAGTCACTTGAGTCAAATCTAATTGAGCATtaatttcacttgctgaagaggagactgaagacagaaatcCCCCCgaaaccaaaatcaactgcaaGCAGCTGTAGTGAAGGCCTGGAAAGGCATTTCCAAAGAACTTACTGttgtaatgtgaatgttattgCAGTCAGGCAGAGGGAATACCACCTGGTGGGGGTCGTGGAATAGTGAGTAGAAAAGGGCGTTTGACCTTGACATTGACCTTATTTACAAACGGGACTGAAATCAGCTGGATAAAAGACACTGACATGGGAATTGAGGCATTAGAATTAGCAAATGAGCGTGGTTTGGCTAATAATGGTGACATACAGTAAAATCAATGAGTTAGACGCAGAGTCTGATAACTGGCAGCAATATGTGGAACATCAGTCATTTTACTTTGTGGCTGACAAAACTGTGACTGCCAGGTTAGCTGCAAGATTTTTATTTGACTGAGTTAGTGAAGAGTTTAAGCGAACACAATACTCCAAAGCCCAGTGTCACTGTTCACCACTGTTTAAGTTTCATTCAAAAGTGAGGGAGCAGGACATTCCGTTGCACCATTTGTAACAGAACTGAGGAGGCGTAAATAATATTACGAGTTTGCTGCAGCACCGGATGACATGATCAGAGACAGATGGTGTGTGGCATTAACAATGACCACATTCAGAGGTGTTTGTTATTGGAAGCTGATGacaagctaacattagctagggCAGTTGAGCTTGCGACATCAATGGAAACAGTGGCTAAAGACGTAGCAGAGCTGCAGCAAACAGGGGCGGAGGGGCCTATTAATAAGGTAGAGCCAGTGATCTTGGAGTGACAACTTACTTTCACGGCTGGGTGTTTCAGATGTAGAAGGAATCTGGAGCCTCTTTCTTGCCGGTTTGTAGCTGCAGTGTCCCATATCTGCCATAAGAAGGGTCAGTTGGCCAGAAAATTCCACAAGGTTAGGCAGTCCCGACataacagagaaaaaacatGCAGAGGAACCCACAGTGCTGGAAGACGCAGGAGATGAGGAGTCTGCTCTCAAGCTGCACAATCTGGATGAAGACGATACATATATGACAAAATATAGAGAACAGGTGTCAGTAAATAGAcatgaaattgattttgaaaGAGACACAGGTGCAGGCATGATAATTCGTAATATGAACACATCAGACCTGggttaaatacatattattttggattcaaataccttTCTGTGATCtcttgatcttgcctggtgtaattgaacctgccaatatgaccagaaggtggggttttcactttttgagagtatttcattagttccaatacaccagaccaGATCAGTAGAGcttagaaaagtattttaatccaaaacaaatacatgtttgacccaggtctggaacACATACAGGAAGATGGGAGAGGGGACACTATAAatgatataaattataaatgataacATCCCTGTATTTAAACAATGTTTCTATTAATGGTACACATTATGGGTATGGTAGCTTGGGACTGGACTCATAGTTGAACATATCATTTctggaaatttatttttacgtgaaaattaaaaatgggtGTGCAAGCTGGCTTGTTCTCAGGCAACTATATACCTTTTCCCAACTTCAGCAATA
This genomic window from Anguilla rostrata isolate EN2019 chromosome 17, ASM1855537v3, whole genome shotgun sequence contains:
- the LOC135243792 gene encoding urotensin-2 receptor-like yields the protein MYFGEMGSFEGAAVVPWNQKNVSVFSFSNLSSPAPFTESSGSFNELLITSLLGTILTVMCLVGVIGNIYTLIIMSISANVTGSLCIYIANLALADLLYLSTIPFVVCTYFLKDWYFGDIGCRIVFSLDFLTMHASIFILTIMSTERYLAVVNPLDSFGRSRHYRRTVTCAVWVASFLLALPTMIMIDLKRNVENGVVKRMCHPTWQIQAYKVYLTVLFNTCILAPGVIIGYLYIRLARTYWISQTEVFTTKDVHRCPKQKVLYMIFCIVLIYWTCFLPFWLWQLLSIHYFGHRGLSHRTTMYVNFVVTCLAYSNSCINPFLYTLLTKNYKEYLKGRQKNCRFTRKFRHSSQRSVSSGSHQFTDTLTVTHLRSATGGCNV